Proteins encoded in a region of the Flavobacterium sp. MDT1-60 genome:
- a CDS encoding glycosyltransferase family 4 protein, whose amino-acid sequence MNQIKKLLIIGFVWPEPNSSAAGGRMMQLISIFKENGFEITFASPALDSDFMVDLSEFGVEKKSIELNNSSFDDFIRDLNPDVVLFDRFMIEEQFGWRVAENCPKAIRLLDTEDLHCLRVARQKAFRENRTFELNDLLSEEVAKREIASILRCDLSFIISEFEMNVLKEVFKIDSDVLYYLPFLVYEMSDLDLLKLPLFEERKNFVFIGNFLHEPNWNTVQYLKESIWPLIKNQFPEAVLEVYGAYPSQKVLQLHQSKNSFFIKGRAVDANEVVKNARVVLAPIRFGAGLKGKLLEAMQCGTPSMTTTIGSEAMYANLPWNGFITDDIETFAKKAVALYHDENLWKQSQKNGVAIVNECYQLSKYSTALITKINSLLNDSESHRLQNFMGSLLQHHTLKSTKYMAKWIEAKNKN is encoded by the coding sequence ATGAATCAGATAAAAAAACTTTTAATTATTGGTTTTGTTTGGCCCGAACCAAATTCGTCTGCGGCTGGTGGAAGAATGATGCAATTGATTTCTATTTTCAAAGAAAATGGATTTGAAATTACATTTGCAAGTCCGGCTTTAGACAGCGATTTTATGGTCGATTTATCTGAATTTGGAGTGGAGAAAAAATCAATCGAATTAAATAATTCCAGTTTTGATGATTTTATAAGGGATCTCAATCCGGATGTTGTTTTGTTTGATCGGTTTATGATTGAAGAGCAGTTTGGCTGGCGTGTGGCTGAAAATTGTCCAAAAGCAATTCGATTATTAGATACTGAAGATTTACATTGTTTGCGCGTTGCAAGGCAAAAAGCATTTAGAGAAAACCGAACTTTTGAGTTAAATGATTTATTATCAGAAGAAGTAGCAAAACGTGAAATTGCCAGTATTTTAAGATGCGATTTGTCTTTTATTATTTCTGAATTTGAAATGAATGTTTTGAAAGAGGTGTTTAAAATTGATTCGGATGTACTATATTATTTGCCATTTTTGGTTTACGAGATGTCTGATCTGGATCTTTTGAAATTGCCTTTATTTGAGGAACGCAAAAATTTTGTTTTTATCGGAAATTTTCTTCATGAACCCAACTGGAATACCGTTCAATATTTAAAAGAATCCATTTGGCCTTTGATTAAAAATCAATTTCCAGAAGCCGTTTTAGAAGTGTATGGCGCTTATCCATCGCAAAAAGTATTGCAATTACATCAATCAAAAAATAGTTTTTTTATTAAGGGAAGGGCAGTAGATGCAAATGAAGTGGTAAAAAATGCCAGAGTTGTTTTGGCACCAATTCGTTTTGGAGCAGGTTTAAAAGGAAAATTATTGGAAGCCATGCAATGCGGTACGCCAAGTATGACCACAACAATTGGTTCTGAGGCGATGTATGCGAATTTACCCTGGAATGGTTTTATTACAGATGATATTGAAACATTTGCTAAAAAAGCAGTTGCATTATATCATGATGAAAATTTGTGGAAACAATCTCAAAAAAATGGAGTTGCAATCGTCAATGAATGTTATCAGTTAAGTAAATACTCGACTGCTTTAATAACAAAAATCAATTCGTTGTTGAATGATTCTGAAAGCCATCGTCTTCAAAATTTTATGGGAAGTTTGTTGCAGCACCATACTTTAAAAAGCACCAAATACATGGCCAAATGGATCGAAGCTAAAAACAAAAATTAG
- a CDS encoding tRNA-(ms[2]io[6]A)-hydroxylase produces the protein MLGLKLATDPRWVNIVESNIEEILTDHAWCEQKAASNAISLVTYNSELEELVTEMLVIAREELEHLQMVHDLIKKRGLTLGRERKDHYVNELFKFMKKDGSRKDALCDRLLFSAMIEARSCERFKVLSENIKDEELAKFYRDLMISEAGHYTTFLGFARKYADNVDVDKRWKEWIEYEGSIITNYGKNETVHG, from the coding sequence ATGTTAGGATTAAAATTAGCCACAGACCCTCGTTGGGTAAATATAGTCGAATCAAACATCGAAGAAATTCTGACGGATCATGCCTGGTGTGAGCAAAAAGCGGCTTCAAACGCCATCAGTTTAGTTACTTATAACTCTGAACTAGAGGAATTAGTAACCGAAATGCTTGTTATTGCCAGAGAAGAACTTGAACATTTGCAAATGGTTCATGACCTTATTAAGAAAAGAGGACTCACTCTGGGACGTGAAAGAAAAGATCATTATGTAAATGAACTTTTTAAATTCATGAAGAAAGATGGAAGCCGAAAAGACGCACTTTGCGATCGTTTATTATTTTCGGCAATGATTGAGGCTCGAAGCTGTGAGCGTTTTAAAGTACTTTCTGAAAATATAAAAGATGAAGAATTAGCAAAATTCTACCGTGATTTGATGATTTCTGAAGCCGGACATTATACCACTTTTTTAGGATTTGCAAGAAAGTATGCTGATAATGTTGATGTTGACAAGCGTTGGAAAGAATGGATTGAATATGAAGGTTCGATTATTACGAATTACGGAAAAAACGAAACTGTTCACGGATAA
- a CDS encoding serine hydrolase, whose protein sequence is MVKRILLASILFLTSIISAQNNDLIKTDGITTELHKNNIGKITFMNGNIPLNQYKESDFLKSFELTRKSDLNIRVFMNNSVINYLHQLNPHLSAEKLLQTGNLQFSFYIDDKFIYKENINYGCNFGSGDNKNTSTTFRVPLTSSKGEDWWAMYMWDRFKLNGGEKALTEGIHKLKIEIRPYLKNDKNDAIKTGDLIAKGEIQLILKTPKLTAEQIAVQPILPNSDWEISNFPFDKKKIEKLNTDIANYSLKEITSVVVIYDKKLLLEEYFNDTDRNSLHDTRSAGKSFASTLMGIAINDGYIKNENQTLNKFYNLKEFINYDVKKDSVKIRDLLTMSSAFDGSDKNSDSPGNEENMYPTDNWVKFTLDLPVDKSKTNGNKWDYFTAGVVLLGDILNKSVPEGLENYADKKLFKPLNITNYKWQYTPQKVPNTAGSLQMTSLDYAKYAQLYKNNGMWNDKQIISTDWVQKTLKHQIQIPERENQFYGYLFWNKAFSFEDKNYETYYCAGNGGNEFIIFKDLPLVIIITSKAYNKPYGHPQADKIVLDYILPSIIKE, encoded by the coding sequence ATGGTAAAACGAATCCTTTTAGCATCAATACTATTTTTAACCAGTATTATTTCGGCACAAAATAATGATCTGATTAAAACTGATGGAATCACAACTGAGTTGCACAAAAACAATATCGGCAAGATTACTTTTATGAATGGAAATATTCCTTTAAATCAATATAAGGAATCTGATTTTCTGAAATCTTTCGAACTAACTCGTAAATCAGATTTAAACATCAGGGTTTTTATGAATAATTCTGTTATAAATTATCTGCATCAATTAAATCCTCATTTATCCGCAGAAAAGCTTCTGCAAACAGGAAACCTTCAATTTTCGTTTTATATTGATGATAAGTTTATCTATAAAGAAAACATTAATTACGGCTGCAATTTTGGATCAGGAGACAACAAAAATACTTCAACAACATTTAGAGTTCCTCTTACCAGTTCAAAAGGAGAAGACTGGTGGGCGATGTATATGTGGGACAGATTTAAACTTAATGGCGGAGAAAAAGCTTTGACTGAGGGCATACATAAACTCAAAATCGAAATTCGGCCTTATCTTAAAAATGACAAAAATGATGCTATTAAAACTGGAGATCTAATAGCAAAAGGAGAAATTCAGCTGATTCTAAAAACGCCTAAACTAACAGCCGAACAAATCGCAGTTCAACCTATACTGCCAAACAGCGATTGGGAAATCTCCAATTTTCCTTTTGACAAAAAAAAGATTGAGAAGCTTAATACTGATATTGCAAATTATAGTTTGAAAGAGATAACAAGTGTCGTTGTCATTTATGATAAAAAATTATTGTTGGAAGAGTATTTTAATGATACCGACAGAAATAGCTTGCATGACACCCGATCAGCAGGGAAATCTTTTGCATCAACATTAATGGGAATTGCTATAAACGATGGTTATATCAAAAACGAAAATCAAACCTTAAACAAGTTTTATAATTTAAAGGAATTTATAAATTATGATGTTAAAAAAGACAGCGTTAAAATAAGAGATTTACTTACAATGAGTTCAGCATTTGATGGTTCTGATAAAAATAGTGATTCTCCCGGAAACGAAGAGAATATGTATCCTACAGACAATTGGGTAAAATTTACTTTAGATTTACCTGTGGATAAATCTAAAACCAATGGTAACAAATGGGATTATTTTACAGCCGGCGTAGTTTTATTAGGCGACATTCTAAATAAATCTGTTCCTGAAGGATTAGAAAATTATGCTGATAAAAAGCTTTTTAAACCACTAAACATAACAAATTATAAATGGCAATACACACCGCAAAAAGTACCAAATACAGCAGGTAGTCTACAAATGACCTCACTTGATTATGCTAAATATGCTCAATTATATAAAAATAATGGCATGTGGAATGATAAACAAATTATTTCGACTGACTGGGTTCAAAAAACTCTAAAACATCAGATTCAAATCCCGGAAAGAGAAAATCAATTTTATGGTTATTTGTTTTGGAATAAGGCTTTTTCTTTTGAAGACAAAAATTATGAAACCTATTATTGTGCCGGAAATGGAGGAAACGAATTTATAATTTTCAAAGATCTTCCTCTGGTCATCATTATCACTTCAAAAGCTTACAACAAACCTTACGGACATCCTCAAGCAGATAAAATAGTACTTGATTATATATTGCCTTCGATAATAAAAGAATAA
- a CDS encoding AraC family transcriptional regulator, protein MKHSKKGEFYGQTNKTISLDGITLTDTVYTHPKVDWHYHEHAYFTFILQGNVIEGNKKEVYNCSPGSLLFHNWQEAHYNIKPDGFTRGFHLEIEKQWFDDLTLNSDNLQGSATIHNPDIKLLMYQIFRATKIDDSQSDLSTQTLLIEILSKLNGDSQSILHKNPKWVLMIDEILHDQFTETITLDYLSKLLNIHPIHLSRDFSKYFHCNLGEYIRKLKVEKALSLIALQNKSLTEIAYECGFSDQSHLTRSFREINGLNPSEHKKLLFKK, encoded by the coding sequence ATGAAACATTCCAAAAAGGGAGAATTTTACGGTCAGACTAACAAAACGATTTCGCTTGACGGAATAACGTTGACAGATACCGTTTATACACATCCTAAAGTAGACTGGCATTATCATGAACATGCTTATTTCACATTTATCCTTCAGGGAAATGTTATAGAAGGTAATAAAAAAGAAGTTTACAATTGCAGCCCGGGGAGTTTGCTTTTTCACAATTGGCAGGAAGCTCATTACAATATTAAACCAGATGGTTTTACGAGAGGTTTTCATCTTGAAATTGAAAAACAATGGTTTGATGATTTGACTCTGAATAGTGACAATCTGCAAGGAAGTGCTACTATTCACAATCCGGACATTAAACTTTTGATGTATCAAATTTTCAGAGCAACTAAAATTGATGATTCCCAGTCTGATCTTTCTACTCAAACTTTATTGATTGAAATACTATCAAAATTAAATGGTGATTCTCAGTCAATTTTACATAAAAATCCAAAATGGGTTTTAATGATTGATGAAATTCTTCATGATCAATTCACTGAAACGATCACACTCGATTATTTGTCTAAACTGCTAAACATACATCCCATTCATCTTTCAAGAGATTTTTCTAAATATTTTCATTGCAATTTAGGCGAATATATTCGCAAACTAAAAGTAGAAAAAGCATTGTCCTTAATTGCATTGCAAAACAAATCTCTAACGGAAATTGCCTATGAATGTGGATTTTCCGACCAAAGTCACCTGACCAGATCTTTCAGGGAAATAAACGGTTTAAATCCTTCCGAACATAAAAAATTACTTTTCAAAAAATAA
- the rpmA gene encoding 50S ribosomal protein L27: protein MAHKKGVGSSKNGRESESKRLGVKIFGGQAAIAGNIIVRQRGSKHNPGENVYISKDHTLHARVAGVVKFQKKKDNKSYVSILPFEA from the coding sequence ATGGCTCACAAGAAAGGTGTCGGTAGTTCGAAGAATGGTAGAGAATCAGAATCAAAACGTTTAGGCGTTAAGATTTTTGGTGGACAAGCTGCTATTGCTGGGAACATCATCGTTAGACAAAGAGGTTCAAAACATAATCCAGGTGAGAACGTTTACATCAGTAAAGATCACACACTACACGCAAGAGTAGCTGGAGTTGTTAAGTTCCAAAAGAAAAAAGATAACAAATCTTATGTATCTATTCTTCCATTCGAAGCATAA
- a CDS encoding carboxymuconolactone decarboxylase family protein: MTRLTALNPEEVTGKTKDLFNAVQAKLGVVPNMMRTMGNSPAVLEGYLNLSGALSHGKLSARTGELLALTISEKNSCDYCVAAHTFIGGKLLKTDPQVLQDARTGDSADAKTDAILKFAKTLVSKNGLVSNEDVDAVKNAGVSDAEIAETVAHVALNVLTNYFNNTANTEIDFPAVPSLELQN, encoded by the coding sequence ATGACACGATTAACAGCATTAAACCCAGAAGAAGTAACAGGAAAAACAAAAGATTTATTCAACGCTGTACAAGCTAAACTAGGAGTTGTTCCAAACATGATGAGAACAATGGGAAATTCTCCGGCAGTACTGGAAGGCTATTTAAACTTAAGCGGTGCTTTGAGTCACGGAAAATTAAGCGCAAGAACCGGCGAATTATTAGCCTTAACAATTTCAGAAAAAAATTCTTGTGATTATTGCGTAGCAGCTCACACTTTCATTGGAGGAAAATTATTAAAAACTGATCCACAAGTTTTACAAGATGCAAGAACAGGAGATTCAGCCGATGCAAAAACTGATGCAATTTTAAAATTCGCTAAAACATTAGTAAGTAAAAATGGTTTAGTAAGCAACGAAGATGTAGATGCAGTAAAAAATGCAGGAGTTTCAGATGCTGAAATTGCAGAAACTGTTGCTCACGTTGCTTTGAATGTTTTAACCAACTATTTCAACAACACAGCCAACACTGAAATTGATTTCCCTGCAGTTCCAAGTTTAGAACTACAAAACTAA
- a CDS encoding helix-turn-helix domain-containing protein has translation MSNQNVFTLINPQTGNLAFKILPFDDNSHFDHLQRNNFFSLIWVTKGKGKVKADFAEHYFQENSLLAFSPYQPFMLCVSEPIEGIAIHFHPDFYCIHTHQKEVSCSGVLFNNVYQPPFVKITEEASVTFKMVLDQMKNEIQNTDLAQYESLVSYLKIFLITASRLKNQQLEEMKSIPNSKEPFILQNLKDAIEDNFKTKHSAGNYADMLNISAKALAKLSKNYFNKTLTDLIAERIIIEAKRELYMTNKTVKEIAYELGYDDEHYFSRFFKTNADVSPQLYRETVGFGKMAG, from the coding sequence ATGAGCAATCAAAATGTTTTTACACTAATAAATCCACAAACTGGTAATCTGGCTTTCAAAATACTTCCATTTGATGACAACAGTCATTTTGATCATTTGCAGCGTAATAATTTTTTCTCTTTAATATGGGTAACGAAAGGAAAAGGAAAGGTAAAAGCAGATTTTGCAGAACATTATTTTCAAGAAAACTCACTCCTCGCCTTCTCGCCTTACCAACCTTTTATGCTTTGCGTAAGCGAACCAATTGAAGGAATTGCGATTCATTTTCATCCAGATTTTTACTGCATTCATACGCATCAAAAAGAGGTTTCCTGTAGCGGCGTTTTATTTAATAATGTTTATCAGCCTCCATTTGTCAAAATTACTGAGGAAGCTTCTGTTACTTTTAAAATGGTTTTGGATCAGATGAAAAATGAAATTCAAAACACTGACCTGGCGCAATATGAATCTTTGGTTTCTTATTTGAAAATCTTTTTAATAACAGCTTCAAGATTAAAAAATCAGCAACTGGAAGAAATGAAATCAATTCCGAATTCTAAAGAACCTTTTATTCTTCAGAATCTAAAAGACGCTATTGAAGACAATTTCAAAACCAAACATTCTGCCGGTAATTATGCTGACATGTTAAATATTTCGGCGAAAGCCTTAGCCAAATTATCCAAAAATTATTTCAATAAAACCCTGACCGATTTAATTGCGGAAAGAATCATCATTGAAGCCAAAAGAGAATTATACATGACCAATAAAACGGTAAAAGAAATCGCTTACGAATTAGGTTATGATGACGAACATTATTTCAGCCGGTTTTTTAAAACCAACGCCGATGTTTCGCCTCAATTGTATCGCGAAACGGTTGGTTTCGGAAAAATGGCAGGCTAA
- a CDS encoding AsmA family protein — MTTSKTKSILLKIAKYLGITFAVILGLLFLTPIIFADTIKEQIKKTANEKLSAELNYSDVSVSFFHHFPSLTLTLSDLNLNGSAPYKNEKFITAKEVSFGINVASLVFSKTVKIDQIYLSDSFINVKVNAKGEANYNVYKSSSQTTNPKDSTETALKLEQIEILNSKIIYDDQSTKVHFDAFGFNYKGKGNLDKAVFDLYSVAKIEKLNIVYEGEPYLMNKKIDADLITKVNVNSLSFFFQQNNLKINQLLVDFKGKFDFLKDGYNMDFVIKSDNSNLKDVFTAFPPKYVTWLSKTEIKGNTNLLFTLKGDYIASQNIAPDLNLDIKIDSGFVNYNKSAFPVSNLNLDIKTKVPSLNPDLLIVDAKNLSLNINKDYLKSKFYVKGANTPDINGDFKARIDLEKLTKALGIPDLELKGSLVGDVKTNGKFDQKNKLFPITRGIIDLENGYIKTKYYPNPISNIIVKSKIENQKGTFDGLKISLKPAQFTFEGKPVFVEADLSNFDDLTYDIKAKGELDVNKIYKVFSQKGLDLDGFVKADLVLKGKQSDAEKGNYSKLYNKGTLELRNIGITSEYLPKKFIIKEGVFKINQDKMSFNNFLASYGQSDFKMNGYLQNVFNYATTNTSVLKGSFNTTSRYINVDEFMSNTTADASVTKTPASKTETKPTEAKGTGVIIIPTNLNLQFTANAQKVNFDKLNLQNAVGNLSMNKGKLTMKNTGFNLIGCNVVMNANYQAVTPQKANFDYNIKASDFDIKRAYNEIEVFRKMASAAEKAQGIVSLDYQLKGRLNGNMKPVYPSLIGGGTLSVKDVKVRGLKMFNAVSKETSSDAMKNPDLSKVDIKTTIKNNIMTVERFKFKFAGFRPRIEGTTSLDGKLNLKMRLGLPPLGIFGIPLTVTGTQDNPKIKVGRKSQDLEETKDTE, encoded by the coding sequence ATGACTACAAGCAAGACAAAGTCCATTTTATTAAAAATCGCTAAGTATTTAGGAATAACCTTCGCCGTTATTTTAGGATTGCTTTTCTTGACACCAATTATTTTTGCCGACACAATTAAAGAGCAAATTAAAAAAACTGCCAACGAAAAACTGAGTGCAGAACTGAACTATTCGGATGTTTCTGTTTCATTTTTTCATCATTTTCCGTCGTTGACTTTAACTTTAAGCGACCTAAATCTTAACGGATCAGCTCCATATAAAAACGAAAAATTTATCACCGCAAAAGAGGTTTCTTTCGGAATAAATGTTGCCAGTTTAGTTTTTAGTAAAACGGTAAAAATTGACCAGATATACTTATCAGATTCCTTTATTAATGTAAAAGTAAATGCGAAAGGAGAAGCAAACTACAATGTTTACAAATCTTCGTCTCAAACTACCAATCCAAAAGACAGCACCGAGACAGCTTTAAAACTGGAGCAAATTGAAATTCTGAATAGTAAAATCATTTATGATGACCAATCTACAAAAGTTCATTTTGACGCCTTTGGATTTAATTACAAAGGAAAAGGAAATTTAGACAAGGCCGTTTTTGATTTATATTCTGTTGCTAAAATTGAAAAACTAAATATAGTTTACGAAGGCGAACCTTATTTAATGAATAAAAAGATTGACGCTGATTTAATTACCAAAGTAAATGTCAATTCCTTATCCTTTTTCTTTCAACAGAATAACTTAAAAATCAATCAACTTTTGGTTGATTTTAAAGGAAAGTTTGACTTTTTGAAAGACGGTTATAACATGGATTTTGTTATAAAATCGGACAACAGCAATCTGAAAGATGTTTTTACAGCTTTTCCTCCAAAATATGTAACCTGGCTTTCTAAAACCGAAATAAAAGGAAACACAAACTTGCTTTTTACTCTAAAAGGAGATTATATTGCTTCTCAAAACATAGCTCCAGATCTTAATTTAGACATTAAAATAGACAGTGGCTTTGTGAATTATAATAAAAGTGCTTTTCCGGTTTCTAACCTGAACCTGGATATAAAAACTAAAGTTCCATCCTTAAATCCGGATCTTTTAATTGTTGATGCTAAAAATTTATCTTTAAACATAAATAAGGATTACCTAAAATCTAAATTTTATGTAAAAGGTGCGAATACTCCGGATATTAATGGAGATTTTAAAGCCCGAATTGATCTGGAAAAACTAACCAAAGCTCTTGGAATTCCTGATTTAGAGCTAAAAGGAAGTTTAGTTGGCGATGTAAAAACAAATGGAAAATTTGATCAAAAAAACAAACTATTTCCCATTACACGCGGAATTATTGATTTGGAAAATGGCTATATAAAAACCAAATATTATCCAAATCCAATCAGCAATATTATTGTAAAATCAAAAATAGAAAATCAAAAAGGAACTTTTGATGGTTTAAAAATTAGCCTAAAACCTGCTCAATTTACTTTTGAAGGAAAACCTGTCTTTGTTGAAGCCGATTTAAGCAATTTTGATGATTTGACTTATGATATCAAAGCAAAAGGAGAATTGGATGTCAACAAAATCTATAAAGTTTTCTCTCAAAAAGGACTTGATTTAGACGGTTTTGTAAAAGCTGATTTAGTTTTGAAAGGCAAACAAAGCGATGCCGAAAAAGGAAATTACAGCAAACTATACAACAAAGGAACACTTGAACTAAGAAATATTGGAATTACATCTGAATATCTTCCGAAGAAATTCATTATTAAAGAAGGTGTTTTCAAAATCAATCAGGATAAAATGTCGTTCAATAACTTTTTAGCTTCATATGGCCAATCTGATTTTAAAATGAATGGATATCTGCAAAATGTTTTTAACTACGCAACAACTAATACGAGCGTTTTAAAAGGTTCTTTCAATACAACTTCTCGATATATTAACGTTGATGAGTTTATGTCGAATACAACTGCTGACGCTTCTGTGACAAAAACTCCTGCATCAAAGACAGAGACAAAACCAACCGAAGCAAAAGGAACTGGCGTTATCATTATTCCAACAAATCTGAATTTGCAATTTACAGCGAACGCTCAAAAAGTAAATTTTGACAAACTTAATCTTCAAAACGCAGTTGGAAATTTAAGCATGAATAAAGGGAAATTGACAATGAAGAATACTGGTTTCAATTTAATTGGTTGCAATGTAGTTATGAATGCCAATTATCAAGCCGTCACTCCTCAAAAAGCAAATTTCGACTACAACATTAAAGCTTCTGATTTTGACATTAAAAGAGCGTATAACGAAATTGAAGTTTTTAGAAAAATGGCCAGTGCTGCCGAAAAAGCACAAGGAATTGTTTCTTTAGATTATCAATTAAAAGGTCGTTTAAACGGAAATATGAAACCCGTTTACCCATCTTTAATTGGCGGCGGAACACTTTCTGTAAAAGATGTAAAAGTTAGAGGATTAAAAATGTTCAATGCCGTTAGTAAAGAAACAAGTTCTGACGCCATGAAAAACCCTGATCTTTCGAAAGTAGACATTAAAACTACTATCAAAAATAACATCATGACAGTAGAGCGTTTTAAATTTAAGTTTGCAGGCTTCAGACCAAGAATTGAAGGCACAACAAGTTTAGACGGAAAATTGAACTTAAAAATGCGATTAGGACTTCCTCCGCTAGGAATCTTCGGAATTCCGCTTACTGTTACCGGAACGCAGGATAATCCAAAAATAAAAGTGGGACGAAAATCTCAGGATTTGGAAGAAACGAAAGATACGGAGTAA
- the rplU gene encoding 50S ribosomal protein L21 has protein sequence MYAIVEIAGQQFKVSKDLKVYVNRLTNEEGSSISFDKVLLLDDNGNVTLGAPAIEGASVEAKVLQHLKGDKVIVFKKKRRKGYKKRNGHRQYLTQIVIEGITAAGGTKKAAAKKAVVAEDAPATEVEAAPKVKKAAAPKAKKEATKE, from the coding sequence ATGTATGCAATCGTAGAGATAGCAGGGCAACAATTTAAAGTAAGCAAAGACTTAAAGGTTTATGTTAACCGTTTGACTAACGAAGAAGGTTCAAGTATTTCATTTGACAAAGTTCTTTTATTAGACGATAACGGAAACGTAACTTTAGGCGCCCCAGCTATAGAAGGTGCTTCAGTAGAAGCTAAAGTGTTACAACACTTAAAAGGAGATAAAGTAATCGTTTTCAAAAAGAAAAGAAGAAAAGGTTACAAAAAGAGAAATGGTCACAGACAATATCTTACTCAAATTGTAATTGAAGGTATTACTGCAGCAGGCGGAACTAAAAAAGCAGCAGCTAAAAAAGCGGTTGTAGCAGAAGATGCTCCGGCAACTGAAGTTGAAGCAGCTCCAAAAGTAAAAAAAGCAGCAGCTCCAAAAGCAAAAAAAGAAGCTACTAAAGAATAA
- a CDS encoding pitrilysin family protein: MKNSIMMLSAALMLGGVAHAQKVAFEEYNLDNGMHVILHNDPSAPVVITSVMYHVGSKDERPDRTGFAHFFEHLLFEGTQNIKRGEWMKIVTANGGVNNANTSDDRTYYYEVFPSNSLELGLWMESERLMHPIINKIGVDTQNEVVKEEKRMRYDNQPYGNILPVVKENMFKNHPYRWTTIGSMKDLDAATLEEFQAFNKKFYTPNNAVLVVAGDFDKTKTKEWIQKYFGPIPKGEVVKKQTFVEEPINKTIKATYEDPNIQIPMVIASYRTPSMKTRDARVLDLISSYLSDGKSSKLYKKIVDDKKMALQIGAVGFSQEDYGMYILYGLPMGTYTMADILKEMDEEIVKIQTDLISEKDYEKLQNKFDNNFVNANATVEGIAENLASYYLLYGDVNLINTEIDLYHSITREEIREVAKKYLNPNQRLVLEYVPSTKVQN; the protein is encoded by the coding sequence ATGAAAAATTCAATAATGATGTTAAGTGCTGCACTAATGCTCGGCGGAGTTGCTCATGCTCAAAAAGTAGCTTTTGAAGAATACAATTTAGATAATGGTATGCATGTGATTTTGCATAACGATCCTTCTGCTCCGGTTGTCATTACGTCGGTAATGTATCATGTTGGATCAAAAGACGAGCGTCCGGACCGAACAGGTTTTGCGCATTTCTTTGAACATTTATTATTTGAAGGAACTCAAAATATCAAACGTGGTGAGTGGATGAAAATTGTTACTGCAAATGGCGGAGTTAACAACGCCAATACTTCTGACGACAGAACCTATTATTATGAAGTTTTTCCATCAAACAGTTTAGAGTTGGGTTTATGGATGGAATCTGAAAGATTAATGCATCCAATTATCAATAAAATTGGTGTCGATACGCAAAATGAAGTTGTAAAAGAAGAGAAAAGAATGCGTTACGATAATCAGCCTTATGGAAACATTTTGCCTGTTGTAAAGGAAAACATGTTTAAAAATCACCCGTATCGATGGACCACCATCGGTTCTATGAAAGATTTAGATGCTGCAACTTTGGAAGAATTTCAGGCTTTCAATAAAAAATTCTACACCCCGAATAATGCGGTTTTAGTAGTTGCAGGAGATTTTGATAAAACCAAAACCAAAGAATGGATTCAAAAATATTTTGGACCAATTCCGAAAGGCGAAGTGGTTAAAAAACAAACTTTTGTTGAAGAACCCATTAATAAAACAATAAAAGCGACTTACGAGGATCCAAATATTCAGATTCCGATGGTGATTGCCTCTTACAGAACTCCATCAATGAAAACCAGAGATGCCAGGGTTTTAGATTTAATATCTTCCTATTTAAGTGATGGAAAAAGTTCAAAATTGTACAAAAAAATAGTTGATGATAAAAAAATGGCACTTCAAATTGGTGCTGTAGGCTTTAGCCAGGAAGATTACGGAATGTACATTTTATATGGTTTACCAATGGGAACGTATACCATGGCTGACATTTTAAAAGAAATGGATGAAGAAATTGTAAAAATCCAAACCGATTTGATTTCTGAAAAAGACTATGAAAAATTGCAAAATAAATTCGATAATAATTTTGTGAATGCAAATGCGACTGTAGAAGGAATTGCCGAAAATTTGGCTTCTTACTACTTACTTTATGGAGATGTAAATCTTATCAATACAGAAATTGATTTGTATCACTCTATAACAAGAGAAGAGATAAGAGAGGTTGCCAAGAAGTATCTAAATCCGAATCAACGTTTAGTTTTAGAATATGTTCCATCAACAAAAGTTCAAAATTAA